A window from Streptomyces sp. NBC_00299 encodes these proteins:
- a CDS encoding TatD family hydrolase, whose amino-acid sequence MPSNAADKHAAPPLPEPLRVPVADSHTHLDMQSGTVEEGLAKAASVGVTTVVQVGCDVRGSQWAAETAAQYDAVHATVALHPNEAPRIVHGDPDGWSRQGAREPGGARALDEALAEIDRLAALAQVKGVGETGLDYFRTGPEGNEAQEASFRAHIEIAKRHGKALVIHDRDAHADVLRVLKEEGAPERTVFHCYSGDAEMAQVCARAGYFMSFAGNVTFKNAQNLRDAVAVAPLELLLVETDAPFLTPAPYRGRPNAPYLIPITVRAMAAVRGIDEDALAAALGSNTARAFGY is encoded by the coding sequence ATGCCTTCGAACGCCGCCGACAAGCACGCCGCCCCGCCGCTCCCGGAACCGCTGCGGGTGCCGGTCGCCGACTCGCACACCCACCTCGACATGCAGTCCGGCACGGTCGAGGAGGGGCTCGCCAAGGCCGCGTCGGTGGGCGTGACCACGGTCGTGCAGGTCGGCTGCGACGTACGCGGCTCGCAGTGGGCGGCCGAGACGGCGGCGCAGTACGACGCCGTGCACGCGACCGTCGCCCTGCATCCGAACGAGGCGCCGCGCATCGTGCACGGGGACCCCGACGGCTGGTCGCGGCAGGGGGCGCGTGAGCCGGGTGGTGCGCGGGCGCTCGACGAGGCGCTCGCCGAGATCGACCGCCTGGCCGCGCTGGCGCAGGTCAAGGGCGTCGGCGAGACCGGCCTCGACTACTTCCGCACCGGGCCCGAGGGCAACGAGGCGCAGGAGGCGTCGTTCCGCGCCCACATCGAGATCGCCAAGCGGCACGGCAAGGCGCTGGTCATCCACGACCGCGACGCCCATGCGGATGTGCTGCGGGTGCTGAAGGAGGAGGGCGCCCCGGAGCGGACCGTCTTCCACTGCTACTCCGGGGACGCCGAGATGGCCCAGGTGTGCGCCCGCGCCGGATACTTCATGTCCTTCGCCGGCAACGTCACCTTCAAGAACGCCCAGAATCTGCGGGACGCGGTGGCGGTGGCCCCGCTGGAGCTGCTCCTCGTGGAGACCGACGCTCCGTTCCTCACGCCGGCCCCGTACCGCGGACGGCCCAACGCTCCGTATCTCATTCCGATCACGGTGCGCGCCATGGCTGCCGTACGGGGGATCGACGAGGACGCGCTGGCGGCGGCCCTGGGCTCGAACACGGCACGTGCCTTCGGCTACTGA
- a CDS encoding ubiquitin-like domain-containing protein: protein MSNAQFETYGPSPAHEPPAYGGFDPHTAQTLGYGVQGAYETHDAYGTYSTYGTARVPYEDTYRPAYEASETAYETAYEEAYEEAYEPVVRPRSGRRAAHRRRGRIAERGDGPMRRLVPQALVVAFLAGGTSAFVAEDKAIELSVDGTPRTLHTFADDVTELLTEEGVDVGAHDVVAPAPDAALSSGDEIAVRYGRPVRLTLDGQRREVWTTERTVEAALRQIGVRAEGAYVSASRSRRIGREGLALDVRTERAVTVMADGRARTIRTNAATVSEVVEQAGITLRGQDATSVPPESFPRDGQTVTVLRITGRKEIRDEAIQFAEQRIEDPTVFKGTEVVERAGQLGLRRVTYSLRTVNGVRQKPRRTKSEVVREPRTQVVKVGTKPLPTSVSGAGGLNWQGLAACESGGRADAVDSSGTYGGLYQFDTHTWRSLGGKGRPQDAPAAEQTARAKKLYVRQGASPWPHCGERLHG, encoded by the coding sequence GTGAGCAACGCGCAGTTCGAGACGTATGGCCCGAGCCCGGCCCACGAGCCCCCGGCGTACGGCGGCTTCGACCCGCACACCGCGCAGACGCTGGGGTACGGGGTGCAGGGGGCGTACGAGACGCACGACGCGTACGGCACATACAGCACGTACGGCACGGCCCGCGTCCCGTACGAGGACACCTACCGGCCCGCCTACGAGGCGTCCGAGACGGCGTACGAGACGGCGTACGAGGAGGCGTACGAGGAGGCGTACGAGCCGGTAGTGCGCCCCAGGAGCGGACGTCGCGCCGCCCACCGGCGCAGGGGAAGGATCGCCGAGCGTGGAGACGGGCCCATGCGCCGGCTCGTCCCGCAGGCGCTGGTCGTGGCGTTCCTCGCCGGCGGCACGAGCGCCTTCGTCGCCGAGGACAAGGCGATCGAGCTGAGCGTCGACGGCACACCGCGCACGCTGCACACCTTCGCGGACGACGTCACCGAACTGCTCACCGAGGAGGGCGTCGACGTCGGCGCGCACGACGTGGTGGCGCCCGCTCCCGATGCGGCGCTCAGCAGCGGTGACGAGATCGCGGTGCGCTACGGCCGCCCCGTGCGGCTCACGCTCGACGGCCAGCGGCGCGAGGTGTGGACGACGGAACGCACCGTGGAGGCGGCGCTCCGGCAGATCGGGGTGCGCGCGGAGGGGGCGTATGTCTCGGCGTCGCGCTCCAGACGCATCGGGCGTGAAGGGCTCGCGCTGGATGTGCGCACCGAGCGCGCGGTGACGGTCATGGCGGACGGGCGGGCGCGCACCATCCGCACGAACGCGGCGACGGTGAGCGAGGTCGTGGAGCAGGCCGGCATCACTCTGCGTGGCCAGGACGCGACGTCCGTCCCGCCCGAGAGCTTCCCGCGCGACGGGCAGACCGTCACGGTCCTGAGGATCACCGGCCGCAAGGAGATCCGCGACGAGGCGATCCAGTTCGCCGAGCAGCGGATCGAGGACCCCACGGTCTTCAAGGGCACGGAGGTCGTCGAGCGGGCGGGGCAGCTGGGGCTGCGGCGGGTCACGTACTCGCTGCGCACCGTCAACGGCGTCCGGCAGAAGCCGCGGCGGACGAAGTCCGAGGTGGTGCGCGAGCCGCGGACGCAGGTGGTGAAGGTCGGCACCAAGCCGCTGCCGACCTCCGTGAGCGGCGCGGGAGGCCTGAACTGGCAGGGCCTCGCGGCGTGCGAGTCCGGGGGCCGGGCGGACGCGGTGGACTCGTCCGGGACGTACGGCGGGCTGTACCAGTTCGACACGCACACCTGGCGGAGCCTCGGCGGCAAGGGCCGCCCGCAGGACGCGCCGGCGGCGGAACAGACGGCACGGGCGAAGAAGCTGTATGTGCGGCAGGGGGCGAGTCCCTGGCCGCACTGCGGGGAGCGGTTGCACGGGTGA
- the rsmI gene encoding 16S rRNA (cytidine(1402)-2'-O)-methyltransferase, which yields MTGTLVLAGTPIGDVKDAPPRLVEELAGADVVAAEDTRRLRRLTQALGVQPAGRVVSYFEGNESARTPELVEALLEGSRVLLVTDAGMPSVSDPGYRLVAAAVEKDIKVTAVPGPSAVLTALALSGLPVDRFCFEGFLPRKAGERLSRLKEVAEERRTLVYFEAPHRLDDTLAAMAEVFGAERRAAVCRELTKTYEEVRRGGLGELAEWAAEGVRGEITVVVEGAPEKGAEEVDAAEFVRRVRIREEAGERRKEAIAAVAAEAGVPKREVFDAVVAAKKAEA from the coding sequence GTGACAGGAACCCTTGTTTTGGCAGGCACTCCCATCGGCGACGTCAAGGACGCCCCGCCCCGGCTGGTCGAGGAGCTGGCCGGCGCGGACGTGGTCGCCGCCGAGGACACCCGGCGGCTGCGGCGCCTCACCCAGGCGCTGGGCGTGCAGCCGGCCGGGCGGGTCGTGTCGTACTTCGAGGGCAACGAGTCGGCCCGTACGCCCGAGCTGGTCGAGGCGCTCCTGGAGGGCTCGCGGGTGCTGCTGGTGACCGACGCGGGGATGCCGTCGGTGTCCGACCCCGGGTACCGGCTGGTCGCGGCGGCGGTGGAGAAGGACATCAAGGTCACCGCGGTGCCGGGGCCGTCCGCGGTGCTGACCGCGCTCGCCCTGTCCGGGCTGCCCGTCGACCGGTTCTGCTTCGAGGGGTTCCTGCCGCGCAAGGCGGGGGAGCGGCTCTCGCGCCTGAAGGAGGTGGCCGAGGAGCGGCGCACCCTCGTCTACTTCGAGGCGCCGCACCGGCTCGACGACACGCTCGCCGCGATGGCCGAGGTGTTCGGCGCCGAGCGGCGGGCCGCCGTGTGCCGGGAGCTGACCAAGACGTACGAGGAGGTCAGGCGCGGCGGGCTCGGGGAGCTGGCCGAGTGGGCGGCCGAGGGCGTGCGCGGGGAGATCACCGTCGTCGTCGAGGGGGCGCCCGAGAAGGGGGCCGAGGAGGTCGACGCCGCCGAGTTCGTACGGCGGGTTCGCATCCGTGAAGAGGCGGGGGAGCGGCGCAAGGAGGCCATCGCGGCGGTCGCGGCGGAGGCCGGGGTGCCCAAGAGGGAGGTCTTCGACGCCGTGGTGGCGGCCAAGAAGGCGGAGGCGTGA